Part of the Oncorhynchus masou masou isolate Uvic2021 chromosome 18, UVic_Omas_1.1, whole genome shotgun sequence genome, GAAAAAGCTCTGCGACTGCAAAACTTTGCAAATATGTAATCGTTTTGCAAGATCAGCAAGGTATGGAAAAAATAATAGTCATTCACACATGTTCAGCGAATATTGGGGGAAAAAATAAAACATATCCTTATTTATGAATTAAATCATTTGAAATGTGTAACACTAGAGGGTGCAGTAGACACACCATTTCAAAATTGGCTCTACTACATGCATGGGagttgaaaatcaaatcaaagtgtattggtcATGTACACATTGTTAGATGTAATTGCGAGAGTAGCGAAtcacttgtgcttctagttccgatagTGCAGCAATatataacaagtaatctaacaatttcacaacaattatCTAATATAcgcaaatctaagtaaaggaatggaatggaataggaatatataaatatatggatgagcaatgactgaGCGgcttaggcaagatgcaatagaagGAATaaaatatacatatgagatgaataatgcattataagtaaacattattaaagtgactagtgatacatttattaaagtggccaatgatttcaagtctgtacgtaggcagcagcctctctgttagtgatggctgtttaacaggcagttgctcgggtggttgttgtccttgaagatctttttggccttcctgtgacatcgggtgctctaggtgttctggagggcaggtagtttgccccggtgatgcgttgtgcagaccgcacaaccctttggagagccctgcggttgtgggcggtgatgttaccgtaccaggcggtgatacagcccgacaggatgctctcaattgtgcatctgtagaagtctgagggttttaggtgacaagccaaagttcttcagcctcctgaggttgaagaggcgctgttgcaccttctttacCACActttctgtgtgggtggaccatttcagtttggaGCCAGAGCAGTGCTTGATTTAGGATGAAAGTAGTGCAAGAGCTGTCTTTTTCCAAGTCTGTCTAGACTATGTTCCCCGAAATTCGCAAATTACATTATGCCATAGAGACCTCTGATTATTCAATGTTAAAGGGTTCATACACATTTTATGACTTTTAACCAAATGTTCATGACTATTATAGCCTACAGCGTCtgatcccatgtaggcctaccatCTCCTGCTGTTGTGCCCTTGATCAAGGCAAGGTACTTAACCCCCCCACAAAGTAGAACTGCACTgcacaagttccacagacatgtgactaacataaatggaataatgtgtccctgaacaacggggagatcaaaatcaaaagtaagtcagtatctggtgtggccaccaactgcattaagtactgtagtgtatctcctcctcatggactgcaccagatttgccaattcctgctgtgagatgttaccacacttctaccaaggcacctgcaagttcccggacatttctggggggaatggccctagccctcaccctccgatccaacaggtcccagacgtgctcaatgggattgagatccgggctctttgctggccatggcagaacactgacattcctgtctttcaggaaatcatgcacagaacgagcagtatggctggtggcattgtcatgctggagggtcacgtcaggatgagcctgcaggaagggtaccacatgagggaggaggatgtcttccctgtaatgcacagcgttgagattgcctgcaatgacgaaAAGCTCAGTCTgacgatgctgtgacacaccaccccagtggggcggcagggtagcctagtggttagagtgttggactagtaaccagaaggttgcgagttcaaacccccgagctgacaagttacaaatctgtcgttctgcccctgaacaggcagttaacccactgttcccaggccgtcattgaaaataagaatttgttcttaactgacttgcctggttaaataaaggtaaaataaataaaaaaccatGACGGACCCCCCACCTCAATCactctccagagtacaggcctcggtgtagcgCTCATTCCCTcgatgataaacgcaaatccgactatcacccctggtgagacagaaCCGTGACACGTCAGCAAAGAGCacgttttgccagtcctgtctggtccagcgacagtgggtttgtgcccataggcgacgttgttgccggtgatgtctggtgaggacctgccttacaacaggcctacaagccctcagtccagcttctatcagcctattgcggacagtctgagtactgatggagagattgtgcattcctggtgtaacttgggcagttgttgtttccatcctgtacctgtcccacaggtgtgatgttcggatgtaccgatcctgtgcaggtgttgatacgtgtggtctgccactgcgaggatgatcagctgtccgtcctgtctccctgtagtgctgtcttagtcgtctcacagtacggacattgcaatttattgccctggccacatctgcagtcctcattcctccttgcagcatgcctaaggcacgttcacgcagatgagcatggACCCTGGGcaactttcttttggtgtttttcagagtcagtagaaagacctctttagtgtcctaagttttcataattgtgaccttaattgcctactatctgtaaactgttagtgtcttaattaacaactgttccacaggtgcatgttcattaattgtttatggttcattgaacaagcatgggaaacagtgtttaaaccctttacaataaagatctgtgaagttatttggatttttacgaattatctttgaaagacagggtcctgaaaaagggacatttatttttttgctgagtttagtttggGGGATAGGGGTTCTGCAAATGTTATCAAAGTGAGGGGGGGAGgggcaccctcagcacccctacttcccgtggatatgggtattatgactcatactgtagTACTCTATTTTTATTCAATGCAGATCCGGTATGCAATTCCCCCAAAATTAAGTAGTGCCGGTACAGTGCTCCGGCCCAAGTCGAGCACCGAGCCAGAGTTAACTACTTAAAATATGTTTTACGTTTTAATTGATAATGAGACTTATCTTTGGTATCAATGTACTTCAGAGGGAAGGCTAGGCCAGaggcatactgtgtgtgtggtttgagaAGCTCATGGAGCAAATACCATCTACTCCAAGGAACAGATTCTATTAGTGTTTACTTTGTATTCAATATTACATGAAATGTACCGATTAAGGTAATCAAATTAATTTCAAACTCCAAAGGTTTATTGTAAGTTTTGAGAGAAggcatgagagactgatgaatACCTCTGAAAGTATTGTGTAATAGGCTTTAAAAAAATTATTGGCTTTTTGAGATAATAATTGCAAAACAAAATGTACTGAGCATGCTCGATATAAAATGTAGGCAATAAATTATGGGTAGAACAAAAATATCCTACCACACCATTAGCTACCATCTTCATTCAGCTGAGGATTGAATAAATGCATGATCTCAGTCAatatacataaaaataaaaactggGCAAGGTACTACCTCAAGCGGTGTGGTGTCTCTCTTCCATTTCCTGGAGGTGACCCATGTTGCACTCCTGTTAGGAGATTCCAGGACAGTCCATTCCATAGTGTCATACAACAGTAACATCCCTAGACTCCGAAAAGTTGATGTCAGCAGTAACAGTCAGTTTGGACAGCTCCAAAGTGGCACTTTCATCAGTTACCTTCTCTGGCATCATCATCTTTTGACGTCTGGGTTGAAGAGGGAAAGGGAAGCGATCCAGGGAGGCGTGTTCGATCTTACAGAGGCTGTCCTCACTGCTGTCACTGTTATAGTCGGGATTGGAGACACCAGCGCCGCACCAGCCAGGCCAGAGGTTCTCCCTGAGTGGCACCACGTCCTCAGTCTGAACTGCCTTCTCCAGTAGCATGCCTCTGTGGGGCCTCTCCTCCAACCCAAAGGCCTCCTCCGGACTGGGCTCCACCTTACGGAACGTGTGGCGGGCAAAGAGGCATATGCAGAACATCTCCACAATCACAGAGTAGTGGTAAATtactgagagaggaagagaataaAATAGATGTCACATTGATAATTTCTTAATATGCATTTCTCTCCACTGTAACAATATTATCATGGAGATGATATCGGGAGGGAGATGTGTGGGGGATAAATTCCATCACGGTGCACTTACGCTGGGAACGCATGAGaacagagaagggaggggagcAGGGCACCACCTCCAGGGCCCCCATGGTCTCCAGGATTCCATTCTGAAGGCCACACAGCACCAACACTACAATGATACAGACAAACTTGGCCCTCAGCCCATAGCCAGGCAGAGCCTTTTTGGTGGCCTTGTAAAACAGCAAGTGGCCATAGAAAGACAGGAAGGTAGACACGCTTATGATGGCATTCACGTACACATTGGGATTGACAGAATCCACCTGTGAAAAATGACATGGGTATGGTTTAACAAATAGCAGCATCTACTTGTATAATTAACTCATTGACTTATTAACCACGGACtcacctggttaaattaaggacACACAGAGAATGGTTATAATGCAAATATGTCTTGCAGTATATGCTTGCCACTCACATGTCCATAGTCATACTGCTCATCTGTCCAGAGGACCAGAGTGACAAAGAACAGGATGGTTCTGACCACAGACAGTTGAAGCACAGCAGCCATCATCCACCCCAGGCTGGTCCTatggaggggtagtggggtgggGCGATTACAGCGATATATTGTGTATTTATCATTAATACGATAATGGCAACTATATTGTGCATTTACCAATATTGCGATATGGGGCAGTTACAGCAATATATCGTGTATCTATCATTATCATGGTACGGCAATATCTTATGAatctatcattatcattatataGATGTGCACACTGGGGAGGAGGACATCCATTGGTAAAGTACCTGTTGATCACTATCATAGGGAggaaacagcagcagcaacatggGAATGGATCTGGGGAACCCTGCTCTCCAGCTAAGATCTCCAGCATGCGGGCCTTTCCCCCAAAGAAGTCTGTGATGAGCCCCATAAACTTTAGCAGAGTGATTGAGTGGTACcttgagagaaacagacagacggagagcTAGTTTGTTTTACTGGAGGTTTTTAGCACAGAATGACATGAATAATGTTTCCGTCACCTTAAAGTTTGTACGCAAACATTGTGATGGTGAAAAAAATGGTTGTACTCGATACTTACAGAGAAGCTATGAAATTACAAAGTGAGGAGGAGCGAGGAACATACAGTGCAATGATGGAGGTTAATCCAAAGACCTGACCGAAAGAGAATGAGTGAAGTTGGACAAAATGTACAAATACTTATCCGATTAAAACAAAAAATGTGTGGCAAAAAGGAGGTGTCCCTTTACCGGGTACATGCCCAGTATCCACAGGTAGAGGCACCGGCGTCTGGAGGAGGGCACGTGACGCAGGAAGAagcccacctcttcaaggaacaGGGCCAGAATGATCACAGCAAAACCGGCAGGAATGATAAACAACCAGAGCTCATCCTTgaccactgaggacaaacacacaatACATGGACTAGTGGTGGGACAGATCATATACAACACAGACTAGAAGGGCTGGTGTAGCTGAGGATGACTAAGTTATCACTcagaggcctcccgggt contains:
- the LOC135504539 gene encoding organic solute transporter subunit alpha-like; translated protein: MRGDNCSWLGAEIPLSWELFRVVKDELWLFIIPAGFAVIILALFLEEVGFFLRHVPSSRRRCLYLWILGMYPVFGLTSIIALYVPRSSSLCNFIASLYHSITLLKFMGLITDFFGGKARMLEILAGEQGSPDPFPCCCCCFLPMIVINRTSLGWMMAAVLQLSVVRTILFFVTLVLWTDEQYDYGHVDSVNPNVYVNAIISVSTFLSFYGHLLFYKATKKALPGYGLRAKFVCIIVVLVLCGLQNGILETMGALEVVPCSPPFSVLMRSQLIYHYSVIVEMFCICLFARHTFRKVEPSPEEAFGLEERPHRGMLLEKAVQTEDVVPLRENLWPGWCGAGVSNPDYNSDSSEDSLCKIEHASLDRFPFPLQPRRQKMMMPEKVTDESATLELSKLTVTADINFSESRDVTVV